In Cynocephalus volans isolate mCynVol1 chromosome 3, mCynVol1.pri, whole genome shotgun sequence, one DNA window encodes the following:
- the LOC134372650 gene encoding olfactory receptor 11H12-like produces the protein MRTLETANISGFVSEFILLGFPYCRETQILLFVVFSLIYLLTLVGNTSIICAVWSSWKLHKPMYILLANFSFLEICYVNSDVPKLLANLISRAKSISYAGCLLQFYFFFSMCAAEGLFLSVMSFDRFLAICRPLHYSTIMTHHLCVRLVIFCWAGGFLWLLTPLTLISQVPFCGPNTIDHFLCDLAPLLALSCAPVSGITLTCGIISSLIIFLTFLYILGTYFCILSTVLQVPLGPGRHKAFSTCASHLAVVSLFYGSVMVMYVSPGTGKFHGMQKLVTLFYALATPFFNPLIYNFRNKDMKEALKKLLYVLLWKISKRSKSQCIISIMHNSHLGK, from the coding sequence ATGAGGACTTTGGAAACTGCTAATATCTCTGGGTTCGTGAGTGAGTTCATCCTCCTGGGGTTTCCCTACTGCAGGGAGACCCAGATCCTCCTCTTTGTGGTCTTCTCCCTCATCTACCTCCTGACACTTGTGGGGAACACATCCATCATCTGTGCTGTGTGGTCAAGCTGGAAACTCCACAAGCCCATGTACATCCTCCTGGCCAACTTCTCCTTCCTGGAGATCTGCTATGTCAATTCTGATGTGCCCAAATTGTTGGCGAATCTCATCTCCCGGGCCAAGAGCATCTCCTATGCTGGCTGCCTGCTCCAGTTCTACTTCTTCTTCTCCATGTGTGCTGCTGAGGGCTTATTTCTGTCAGTGATGTCTTTTGATCGATTTCTTGCTATTTGTAGACCTTTGCACTATTCTACCATAATGACCCATCACCTATGTGTTCGGTTAGTGATCTTCTGCTGGGCAGGTGGCTTTCTGTGGTTACTTACTCCTTTGACCCTAATATCTCAGGTGCCCTTCTGTGGTCCAAACACTATTGACCATTTTCTGTGTGATCTGGCACCTTTGCTGGCATTGTCCTGTGCTCCAGTATCTGGAATTACTCTGACCTGTGGTATCATTAGCTCTCTCATCATCTTTCTTACCTTCCTGTACATCCTTGGCACTTACTTCTGTATTCTAAGCACAGTGTTACAGGTGCCCTTAGGACCAGGAAGGCATAAGGCTTTCTCAACTTGCGCCTCCCACCTTGCTGTGGTGTCTCTGTTCTATGGTTCAGTCATGGTGATGTATGTTAGCCCAGGTACTGGGAAATTTCATGGGATGCAGAAACTTGTGACCTTGTTTTATGCCTTGGCAACTCCATTCTTTAATCCCCTGATCTACAACTTCCGGAACAAAGATATGAAGGAGGCACTAAAGAAACTTCTGTATGTGTTATTGTGGAAAATCTCTAAAAGATCTAAGAGTCAATGTATAATTAGTATAATGCATAATTCACATTTAGGAAAATGA